From the genome of Candidatus Thermoplasmatota archaeon:
ATCGACTACGGCGCGACGACGCCCGAGCTTTTGGAGCGCGGCTCGACGCTCCGCTGCTTCTTTGCCCACCGCCCCGGCGACGACCCGCTTGCCGAGCCCGGCGAGCAGGACCTCACGGCCGACGTGGACTTTGCGTCGCTCGAGAAGGCGGGCGAGGAGGAGGGCCTCGTGAACCTCGGGCTCGTGAGCCAGGGGCGCTTCTTGCTCGCCCTGGGCGGCGCGGAAAGGGTCGTGGCAAGCGCCGACGCGGGCACGCAGCTTGCGTTGAAGAACCTGCTACACCCGGCCGGGATGGGCGAGCGCTTCCGGGTGCTCGTGCAAGCCAAGCGCGCGCCGGGTCCCTTGACCGGCTTGCGGCCACTCGGGTGAGAGTCGCAAATCGTGCGTCGGGTCGTATGAAGGCGCTTCGTACCCGGCCCTCGATACCCCAAGGTAGAAAGCTTGGTTCGTCGCTGCGGCGGCCGGAGGCCGGGGGCATGTCCGCACGCGCGCGCGTAGCCATCTTGCTGGTCGCATTTCTCGTCCTTTCGGCGGTGGGTCCGTTGGCGCAGGCCAACCCCCTCAAGCCCCCGACCTCCCCGCGCGGGCTGACGGCGCAGGTCGGCCCGGGCGCCGGGGAGATTTCGCTTGCATGGCGCGAGCCGGCCAATTCCGGCTCCGGCCCCGTCCTCGGGTACAACGTGTACCGCGACGGGCCGGACGGACGCAGCGAGCGCATCGCTGAGCTCGGCGACGTGCGGAGCTTCGTCGACGCGAGGGCACTCATCGGCGCGCTGATGAAGTACCGGGTCGCGGCCCGCAACCTGGCCGGCGAGAGCGGGCCTTCCAACACCGTCCAGGCGACCGCCGTGGCGTTGCCGGGCGCTCCCGAGAACCTGGAAGCCACGGCCGGGCCGGGGCGCGGGCAGATCGCGCTCGCCTGGCAACCGCCGGCCGACGACGGCGGATCGGCCGTCATGGGCTACCGGATTTTCCGGGGACCTTCGGCCGACGACCTCACGTTCCTCACGCAAGTGGGCAACGTAGTCGGGCACGTCGACGGCCCGCTTGCCGACGCGGCCACGTTCTTCTACGCGGTCAGCGCGCTCACCCTCGCGGGGCAAGGCCCGCAAAGCGTCCCTGCTTCGGCCACGACGTTCGACCTGCCGAGCCCTCCCGTCGGGCTTGCGGCCCGCGCGCTGGACAGTCCGGGCCGCATCCATCTCACGTGGTCGCCGCCCGAGTCCGACGGCGGCGCGCGCGTCGAAGGTTACCGCATCCACCGCGCCGACACGCAGGGCGAGGAGACCTTCCATCGCGAGGTTGGCGGCGACCTGACGGAGTACACCGACGAGGTTGCAAGCGGGGGGACCATGTTCTATTTCCTCACCGCGCGCACGGCTGCCGGCGAGAGCCCCGCGTCCAACGGCGCAAGCGCGACGGCCGCGTCCGGCGACACCGTGACCACGATGGAATCCACCCTTCCCACGGGACGCTACGGCCTTGGGGCCGTGTGGACGGGCACGCACGCCTTCGTCTTCGGCGGCGCAAGCGCGGGGTCTTCCGGTGCAAGCCTGTCGGCCCAACAGGGCAGCGGCCAACTGTACTCCGACATCCTGCGCTACGACGCGGAAGCGGACGAGCTCGTGCCCATGCAGGCCACGCTTCCCGAAGGCATCTGCTGCGGGCCCGCGGTCTTCCACCAGGGGCATGCGTACATCCTCGGCGGGCTCACCGCCGACGGCATCTGCTGCTCGGCTGCCAGCCTCAGCTCCGCCGAGCACGGCGACGGGATCTGCTGCAGCGACACGATCCTCCGCTACGACGTCGCCAACGACGAGATCGCGATCATGCAGGCGACCCTGCTGGACGGCATCTGCTGCGGACCTGCGGTCTCGGACGGGCAGTTCCTCTGGATCTTCGGCGGTCGCGTGCCCGACGCGGGCGCCTCGACGGCGACGGCCGGCGCCGAGGGCGGATGGTCGAACCTCATCCTCCGCTACGACCCGGCCAACGACGAGGTCGTCGCGATCGGCCAGACCCTGCCGGAAGGCATCTGCTGCTCCATGGCCGTCTTCGACGGAACGCACGTGTACCTCTTCGGCGGCGAGACCGCCACGGGCTTCGCAAGCGGCGTGCTCCGGTTCGATCCGCAGACGCACGAGATCGTGGAGATGGGCGCCGTGCTGCCCGAGGGCATCTGCTGCGGGACGTCCGTCTGGAGCGGCGAGTACGCGTACCTGTTCGGTGGAGAGACCGCCGAGGGCATGAGCGGGACCATCCTCCGCTACGACCCGGCCGGGGATCGCTTCGACGTCATGCCGGCGACGCTGCCCGAGGGCATCTGCTGCAACGCGGCCGTCTGGACCGGAAGCAACGCCTTCCTGTTCGGCGGCGCCACGCAGGAGACGGCTACGGACGTGATCCTGCGCTACAACGTGGCGCCCGGCGCGCCGCAAAACGTGGTGGCGCTGCCCGGACCCGGGGTGGGCGACGTTCGGATCCTGTGGGACCCGCCGGCCACGGAAGGAAGCCAACCGGTCGACGGGTACCGCCTTTACCGCGGCCTCGAGAGCGGACGCGCGGAGCTCCTGGCCGAAGTGGGTCTCGTGACGGAATACGTGGACACGACCTGTCCGGCCGTGTCCTTGTGTTTCTACCAGGTGTCCGCCTTTTCGACCGTTGGCGAGGGCGCGCGATCCGACGAGGCCTTCATGCTGGGGACCCAAGTCGAGGAAACAAGCGCGGCTTCGGCGGCGCGGCCGTCTCCCCCGAGCCGCGCCGTCGGTCCAATTCTCGGGGGCCCGACGTAGGGGTCCTGCCGCATGGCCTTCGTGCTCAATCCTCTGGCGATCCCCGGGCTTGCCGCCATGGCCCTTTCGCTTGCCATGGCCGGCCTCATCTACTTCACGGCCCCCTCGCGCCAGCCCAACCGAAGGCTCGCGCTCGTGCTCTTCTTCGAGGCCATGGTGGCGGGCACGGCAACGGGGCTTCTGTACATGGCCGCCGGACGCGCCGACGCCGGCGGTCTGCAGGCCGTCGGAATCACGGCGTTCCTGGCCCTTCCGTTCCTCTACCTCTGGTTCCTTGGCACGCTCGATGGACCGTTGGCGCGCCCGCTCCGCCACCGCGCGGCCGGCGCCGGTCTGCTCGTTGCGCTTCTGGCCCTTGAGGCGCACTGGCTCACGAACCGAAGCGCGTACCTGGCGGACGTCGTTCCCGCGTCGTACGCGCCCTGGGAAGCCGTGGCCGGCCCGTCGCTTGCCCTCGTGAATTGGCTCTCGCTTGCAGTCTACCTCCTCGCCTTGGCCGTCTCGATCCAGGCGCATCGCCAGGCGCGCACGCCCGAGCGCCGCGTCCAAACGAAGGCCTTTGCCTACGCCTTTGGCATCCGGGACGTATCGCGGATCGCGCTCATCGTCTCCGTGTTCGTCTTCCCCCCGGTGGCCGGCGGCGTGGGCGATTGGCGGTTCATCCTGGCGCTTCCGCTCGTCACGCTCGCGTACGTGCCGGTCCTCGCGTACGGCATCCTCACCACGCAGCTTCTGGGAATCGATCTCAAGGTGAAGTGGTCGATCAAGCAGTCCACGCTGATCGCGACCTTCGTG
Proteins encoded in this window:
- a CDS encoding fibronectin type III domain-containing protein, which gives rise to MSARARVAILLVAFLVLSAVGPLAQANPLKPPTSPRGLTAQVGPGAGEISLAWREPANSGSGPVLGYNVYRDGPDGRSERIAELGDVRSFVDARALIGALMKYRVAARNLAGESGPSNTVQATAVALPGAPENLEATAGPGRGQIALAWQPPADDGGSAVMGYRIFRGPSADDLTFLTQVGNVVGHVDGPLADAATFFYAVSALTLAGQGPQSVPASATTFDLPSPPVGLAARALDSPGRIHLTWSPPESDGGARVEGYRIHRADTQGEETFHREVGGDLTEYTDEVASGGTMFYFLTARTAAGESPASNGASATAASGDTVTTMESTLPTGRYGLGAVWTGTHAFVFGGASAGSSGASLSAQQGSGQLYSDILRYDAEADELVPMQATLPEGICCGPAVFHQGHAYILGGLTADGICCSAASLSSAEHGDGICCSDTILRYDVANDEIAIMQATLLDGICCGPAVSDGQFLWIFGGRVPDAGASTATAGAEGGWSNLILRYDPANDEVVAIGQTLPEGICCSMAVFDGTHVYLFGGETATGFASGVLRFDPQTHEIVEMGAVLPEGICCGTSVWSGEYAYLFGGETAEGMSGTILRYDPAGDRFDVMPATLPEGICCNAAVWTGSNAFLFGGATQETATDVILRYNVAPGAPQNVVALPGPGVGDVRILWDPPATEGSQPVDGYRLYRGLESGRAELLAEVGLVTEYVDTTCPAVSLCFYQVSAFSTVGEGARSDEAFMLGTQVEETSAASAARPSPPSRAVGPILGGPT